Proteins found in one Clostridia bacterium genomic segment:
- a CDS encoding molybdenum cofactor guanylyltransferase, which translates to MAYMETAIILAGGKSSRMGFDKQFLKLRDKYIIEMITEKLEKVFNEIIIVTSRPEEYVKYGYKLAEDEIKDFGPLAGIHVGLKSSCSVHNYIVACDMPFINIKYLNYMMELINQHEGKIDGVITRLGEWIEPFNAFYSKSLLQKLEENIENGNKQINLLLQDSNVLYVSEAAAREFSPDWDMFTNVNTIKDYQSLMERFLKA; encoded by the coding sequence ATGGCATATATGGAAACTGCAATAATACTTGCCGGAGGCAAAAGCAGCAGGATGGGCTTTGACAAACAATTTCTCAAGCTTCGTGACAAATATATAATTGAAATGATAACAGAAAAGCTGGAAAAGGTTTTCAATGAGATTATTATAGTCACCAGCAGGCCTGAGGAGTATGTGAAATACGGATACAAGCTGGCAGAGGACGAGATAAAGGACTTCGGACCCTTGGCAGGGATACATGTAGGGTTAAAAAGCTCCTGCAGCGTACATAATTATATTGTAGCCTGTGATATGCCCTTTATAAACATAAAATACCTGAACTACATGATGGAGCTTATAAATCAGCATGAGGGAAAGATTGATGGAGTTATAACAAGACTGGGTGAATGGATAGAGCCCTTCAACGCTTTTTACTCCAAAAGCTTGCTTCAAAAGCTGGAAGAGAACATTGAAAATGGCAATAAGCAAATTAACTTGCTGCTGCAGGATTCTAATGTGCTTTACGTCAGTGAGGCTGCGGCAAGGGAGTTCAGTCCGGACTGGGATATGTTCACAAATGTGAATACCATTAAGGACTATCAAAGCCTGATGGAGCGGTTTTTGAAGGCATAG
- the amrS gene encoding AmmeMemoRadiSam system radical SAM enzyme → MGQLKEAMHYEKLEGQNVVCRLCPHECTIAPGKYGICRVRNNIEGTLYTHNYGKISAVAMDPVEKKPLYHFFPGKYILSLGTVGCNFRCSFCQNYHIAQRGAVEEAGEGNLYEASEAYLLSLCRQEEECVGIAYTYNEPSIWYEYVLDTARYIKGKGYRNVLVTNGYMGEKPLSELLPYIDAMNIDVKGFTEEYYRDVCGGSLEYVKRTVEAAASKCHVEITTLVVPGRNDSEKEMDELSRWLASIKPSIPLHLSRYFPMYKMKEEPTSAETLKNLKKIAANNLEYVYVGNLQSEDTNTYCPNCKALLIKRSGGIFIEHLDDGLCSKCGKVIDIKGI, encoded by the coding sequence ATGGGTCAATTAAAAGAAGCAATGCATTATGAAAAGCTTGAAGGGCAGAATGTGGTCTGCAGGCTGTGTCCCCACGAATGCACCATTGCACCGGGAAAATATGGGATATGCAGGGTAAGAAACAATATCGAAGGCACCCTTTACACTCATAATTATGGAAAGATTTCTGCTGTTGCAATGGACCCAGTGGAGAAAAAGCCGCTGTACCATTTCTTCCCCGGTAAATACATACTTTCCTTGGGCACTGTTGGCTGCAACTTTAGATGCAGCTTTTGCCAGAACTACCACATTGCACAGCGCGGCGCAGTGGAGGAAGCAGGGGAGGGGAACTTGTACGAAGCCTCCGAAGCCTATCTGCTTAGCTTGTGCAGGCAGGAAGAGGAATGTGTAGGAATAGCTTACACTTACAATGAGCCTAGTATTTGGTATGAGTATGTATTAGATACTGCCAGGTACATTAAGGGCAAGGGCTATAGAAACGTACTTGTAACCAACGGTTATATGGGTGAAAAGCCGCTATCTGAGCTGCTGCCTTATATTGATGCAATGAATATTGATGTAAAGGGCTTTACAGAGGAATATTACCGGGATGTCTGCGGAGGGAGCCTTGAATATGTGAAGCGCACTGTAGAGGCTGCTGCCTCGAAATGTCATGTGGAGATCACCACTCTCGTTGTCCCGGGTCGCAATGACAGCGAAAAGGAGATGGATGAGCTTTCGAGATGGCTTGCATCTATTAAGCCCTCAATTCCACTTCATCTATCCCGCTACTTTCCTATGTACAAGATGAAGGAGGAACCCACCAGCGCAGAGACGTTGAAGAATCTTAAGAAGATAGCAGCAAATAATCTGGAATATGTGTATGTGGGCAATCTTCAGAGTGAGGATACAAACACATATTGTCCCAATTGCAAAGCTCTTCTGATTAAAAGAAGCGGCGGCATTTTCATAGAGCACCTGGATGACGGACTATGCTCCAAATGCGGTAAAGTGATAGATATAAAGGGGATATAG
- a CDS encoding substrate-binding domain-containing protein → MFNNNYKRSKFTILMLVLVIIAASVLTFGCTAKEPVQNDSKVEVESGMTLATTTSTRDTGLLDVLVPAFDKKYGVTTKVVAVGTGEALEMGKLGNADVLLVHARKSEDEFVASGYGINRKDVMHNFFFVVGPKDDPAGAAKEKDAEAAMKKIAESKSKFVSRGDQSGTHKKELAIWGAYGLKPQGEAWYKEAGQGMGDTLTMASEMGAYTLSDSGTWYAFQDKVDLKIVVEGDPVLFNPYGVIAVNPEKYPNIHNKAAMAFIDFITSEEGQKIIGDYKKNDQQLFIPDAIK, encoded by the coding sequence ATGTTTAATAATAATTATAAGAGAAGCAAGTTCACAATTCTTATGCTGGTACTGGTGATTATTGCGGCTTCGGTTTTAACCTTCGGCTGCACAGCCAAAGAACCTGTGCAAAATGACAGCAAAGTAGAGGTTGAGTCTGGGATGACTCTTGCTACAACTACAAGCACAAGAGATACCGGTCTTTTGGATGTGCTTGTGCCTGCCTTTGACAAGAAATATGGTGTGACTACAAAGGTTGTGGCAGTGGGCACAGGTGAAGCTCTGGAAATGGGCAAGCTGGGAAATGCAGATGTACTGCTTGTTCACGCCAGAAAGTCCGAGGATGAATTTGTAGCTAGTGGCTACGGCATTAACAGGAAGGATGTAATGCATAATTTCTTCTTTGTTGTAGGTCCAAAGGATGACCCTGCAGGAGCAGCTAAGGAAAAGGATGCAGAAGCAGCCATGAAAAAGATAGCTGAGTCCAAATCCAAATTTGTCTCAAGAGGAGACCAGTCAGGGACACACAAGAAGGAGCTTGCTATTTGGGGAGCATATGGTTTGAAACCTCAGGGAGAAGCATGGTATAAGGAAGCAGGACAGGGAATGGGAGATACTCTGACAATGGCAAGTGAGATGGGGGCATATACACTTTCAGACAGTGGCACTTGGTATGCTTTCCAGGATAAGGTTGATTTGAAAATAGTTGTTGAAGGAGATCCGGTCTTATTCAATCCATATGGAGTGATTGCAGTTAATCCGGAAAAGTACCCCAACATCCACAATAAAGCTGCAATGGCATTTATAGATTTCATCACATCAGAGGAAGGTCAGAAAATTATTGGAGATTATAAGAAGAACGATCAGCAGCTGTTTATACCAGATGCGATAAAGTAA
- a CDS encoding ABC transporter permease, giving the protein MEYFVEAFSKAISLMLSFDPELYGIIFLSIRISVVATLISVIIGLPLGALVGLNRFWGRTALINLINTFMGMPPVVIGLVVYILLSNQIGLLGPLRLLFTPTAMIIAQVLLATPIVAGLTIVAVQGIDPLIKKTAVSLGANRLQLVWLIIKEARYAIGAAVITAFGRLTAEVGAVMMVGGNVRFQTRVMTTSIALHKGMGEFQLALALGMILLIISLLINSALDLLRSGRGMTD; this is encoded by the coding sequence ATGGAGTATTTCGTTGAAGCCTTTAGCAAAGCAATATCTTTGATGCTGTCCTTCGATCCTGAGCTTTATGGAATAATATTTCTGTCCATCAGGATATCAGTTGTTGCGACTTTAATCAGCGTAATCATTGGACTACCCCTTGGGGCTTTAGTGGGGCTCAATAGGTTTTGGGGAAGAACAGCATTGATAAACCTAATAAACACTTTTATGGGAATGCCTCCGGTAGTCATAGGGCTTGTGGTGTACATACTGCTCTCAAACCAGATAGGACTCCTTGGACCTTTGAGGCTGCTTTTCACGCCTACTGCCATGATAATAGCCCAAGTGCTGCTGGCAACACCAATTGTTGCAGGGCTTACCATAGTCGCGGTTCAGGGTATTGACCCCTTGATAAAAAAGACTGCGGTGAGTTTGGGGGCAAATCGCCTTCAGCTGGTGTGGCTTATTATCAAGGAAGCAAGATATGCAATAGGTGCGGCTGTTATTACTGCCTTTGGACGTCTCACTGCAGAGGTAGGTGCGGTAATGATGGTTGGTGGAAATGTCAGGTTCCAGACCAGGGTAATGACAACCTCAATAGCACTGCATAAGGGCATGGGAGAGTTCCAATTGGCTCTTGCCCTCGGCATGATTCTTCTCATTATCTCCCTTTTGATAAACAGCGCATTGGATTTGCTCAGAAGCGGAAGGGGGATGACTGACTGA
- a CDS encoding metallophosphoesterase family protein, whose protein sequence is MKIGIISDTHIRSSARLLPNIIYEVFDGVDMILHAGDILIDEVIIELETIAPVYVVAGNNDGYDMLDKYGTKRIIEVSGKRIGLTHGTSRGRTYMNAYAEFAGSKVDCVVYGHSHKPHNEVIGGVLFFNPGSPTSRRFEPRYSLGLLYVEEDIKGEIIYFD, encoded by the coding sequence TTGAAAATAGGTATAATTTCAGATACACATATAAGAAGCAGTGCTAGACTGCTTCCTAATATTATATATGAGGTATTTGACGGTGTGGATATGATATTGCATGCAGGGGATATCCTTATCGATGAGGTTATCATTGAATTGGAGACAATTGCACCGGTTTATGTGGTAGCCGGTAATAATGACGGGTATGATATGCTGGACAAATATGGGACAAAGAGGATAATAGAGGTTAGCGGAAAAAGGATTGGATTGACCCATGGAACCAGCAGGGGGCGAACATATATGAACGCTTATGCTGAATTTGCAGGGAGTAAAGTGGACTGCGTGGTATATGGACATAGCCACAAACCTCATAATGAGGTGATTGGCGGAGTACTATTCTTCAATCCCGGTTCCCCTACTTCAAGAAGGTTTGAACCCAGGTACTCTTTGGGACTCCTGTATGTGGAAGAGGATATAAAGGGAGAAATTATATATTTTGATTAG
- a CDS encoding hotdog domain-containing protein, with protein sequence MKHYISTHLIKSEDLNHHGTLYAGRMAEWFVEGNFVAAATLHGNPENIVCVKVHGMKFSGPATKGDIITLKTRVVYAGNTSLTVYGKVCKHDSDNILVDGFVTFVCVDKNGKKMSHNIVLPEPEDDEQRKLRETAKTLR encoded by the coding sequence ATGAAACACTATATATCAACACATCTTATAAAATCTGAAGATTTGAACCACCATGGAACTTTATACGCCGGCAGAATGGCTGAATGGTTTGTGGAAGGAAACTTCGTGGCTGCGGCCACCTTACACGGGAATCCAGAAAATATAGTATGCGTTAAGGTACATGGAATGAAATTTTCTGGGCCTGCTACTAAGGGAGATATAATAACCCTTAAGACAAGAGTGGTATATGCTGGGAATACAAGTCTTACTGTATATGGCAAGGTATGTAAGCACGATAGTGATAATATACTGGTTGATGGCTTTGTAACCTTTGTATGCGTGGATAAAAACGGCAAAAAAATGTCTCATAATATTGTGCTTCCAGAGCCAGAGGATGATGAACAGAGAAAGCTTCGTGAGACAGCAAAAACACTGAGATAA
- the fdhD gene encoding formate dehydrogenase accessory sulfurtransferase FdhD, whose product MDLTRDISIIKYESGTISSAVDMVVKEYALTIMLDGEEFITLLCTPSSLDCLAVGFLLSESVIKSKDDIEKIRIDEEKGIIEVSTVESSIIAKSLHGKRTMTTGCGKGSAFYNAVDSINCKKVSSDIEISAQAILELMREFNGRSELFHSTGGAHSVALAADAGIILFHEDVGRHNAMDKIIGEASLKNIKLFDKIVLTSGRVSSEMLIKAAKGGIPVIISRSAPTDLAVELAEQLGITVIGFARGHRMNVYSNPGRIIF is encoded by the coding sequence ATGGATTTGACTAGAGACATCTCAATAATAAAGTATGAGAGCGGCACGATATCATCGGCTGTCGATATGGTAGTCAAAGAGTATGCGCTGACTATAATGCTGGATGGAGAGGAATTCATAACCTTGCTTTGTACGCCTTCAAGCCTTGATTGCTTGGCTGTGGGGTTTCTCCTTTCTGAAAGTGTTATAAAAAGCAAGGATGATATAGAGAAAATTCGAATAGATGAAGAAAAAGGTATAATAGAGGTCAGCACAGTTGAGAGCAGCATCATTGCAAAGAGCCTGCACGGCAAGAGGACAATGACCACCGGCTGCGGCAAGGGCTCTGCCTTTTATAATGCGGTTGATTCCATAAACTGCAAGAAAGTATCAAGCGATATTGAGATCAGCGCTCAAGCAATACTTGAGCTTATGAGAGAATTTAATGGAAGATCAGAGCTATTCCATAGTACAGGCGGGGCTCACAGCGTGGCACTTGCTGCTGATGCAGGCATTATATTGTTCCATGAAGACGTAGGGCGTCATAATGCTATGGATAAGATAATAGGGGAAGCCTCCCTGAAGAATATCAAGCTGTTTGATAAGATAGTGCTTACAAGCGGCAGGGTGTCTTCCGAAATGCTCATAAAGGCCGCTAAAGGCGGGATACCGGTTATTATTTCAAGGTCAGCACCTACTGATTTGGCAGTGGAGCTGGCAGAACAGCTTGGTATAACGGTAATCGGCTTTGCCCGCGGACATAGGATGAATGTATATAGTAACCCGGGAAGAATTATATTTTAA
- the glp gene encoding gephyrin-like molybdotransferase Glp, producing the protein MKLLMVDTVDEVKKKMENNFGDIIVGYEEVEIIKALGRTAFEDVFSQLDIPDFNRSTVDGYAVVSKDTFGASESMPAFLNIIGKVEMGETTSLKPSAGQCVYVPTGGMIPEGADGMLMIEYVECIDDGLLSAHNPVAPGENIIFKGDDVSLGGKVLPKGRVIRSQDIGVLCAAGISRVKVSKRPRVAVVSTGDEIVDPFGLVRLGQVRDINTYTLAAMVQEAGGEVTSTIVVKDDFDLIRNTVDDASKNNEIVVISGGSSVGAKDNTEKVIDSFGEPGVFVHGVAVKPGKPTIIGKVRNTAVFGLPGHPVSAVIIFKIFVEELIEGLQGRTRQNLFINAVCSSNIHSSPGKETYQMVELEENENGFTAKPIYAKSAAISQLSMAQGYIRIPVNKEGINKGETVKVELFK; encoded by the coding sequence ATGAAGCTTTTGATGGTTGATACAGTAGATGAAGTAAAAAAGAAGATGGAGAATAATTTTGGAGATATTATTGTAGGATATGAAGAAGTAGAAATAATCAAAGCTTTGGGCAGAACAGCCTTTGAGGATGTTTTCTCACAGCTTGACATACCGGATTTCAACAGGTCTACCGTTGACGGCTATGCAGTGGTCTCAAAGGATACCTTTGGTGCAAGTGAAAGTATGCCTGCGTTTCTTAACATTATCGGCAAGGTTGAAATGGGCGAAACCACTTCACTTAAACCTAGTGCCGGCCAATGTGTCTATGTGCCTACGGGAGGCATGATACCCGAGGGAGCCGACGGGATGCTGATGATTGAGTATGTTGAATGCATCGATGACGGCTTGCTTTCCGCTCATAATCCGGTAGCACCAGGAGAGAATATTATCTTCAAGGGTGACGATGTAAGCTTGGGTGGAAAAGTTCTGCCTAAAGGTCGTGTGATTAGATCCCAGGATATCGGAGTGCTATGCGCAGCAGGAATAAGCCGTGTCAAAGTTTCAAAGCGTCCAAGAGTGGCTGTTGTATCCACAGGAGATGAAATAGTTGACCCCTTCGGACTGGTGAGATTAGGGCAGGTAAGGGATATAAACACCTATACCCTCGCAGCAATGGTCCAGGAAGCTGGCGGCGAGGTAACGAGTACTATTGTGGTCAAGGATGACTTTGATCTTATACGGAACACAGTTGATGATGCATCAAAAAACAATGAAATTGTTGTAATATCAGGAGGCAGCTCGGTTGGAGCGAAGGACAATACCGAAAAAGTTATCGACTCCTTTGGAGAACCGGGAGTATTTGTACATGGTGTGGCTGTGAAGCCCGGGAAGCCCACCATAATTGGGAAGGTAAGAAACACTGCGGTTTTTGGACTTCCAGGACATCCGGTCTCCGCAGTGATAATATTCAAGATATTTGTTGAAGAGCTCATAGAAGGGCTGCAGGGCAGAACGAGGCAAAACCTGTTCATAAATGCTGTGTGCAGCTCAAATATCCATTCTTCGCCAGGCAAGGAGACATACCAGATGGTTGAGTTGGAAGAGAATGAGAATGGCTTTACAGCAAAGCCCATATATGCGAAGTCTGCGGCCATTTCGCAGCTTTCCATGGCTCAGGGCTATATAAGGATACCGGTAAATAAAGAAGGAATCAATAAAGGTGAAACCGTAAAGGTGGAGCTGTTCAAATAA
- a CDS encoding formate/nitrite transporter family protein, translating into MEKRMLTPQEIAHAVSDSGSAKAKLSILQMFVLGIFAGVFIGFGAQGAIIIGQSLTKLDPGMQKFAFAGVFPIGLMLVTICGAELFTGNNLMTLGCFNCKFKWSDIIRNWFYVYTANFIGSVILAFFVANSGLMAAGTPAADLAVGIAAKKVEIALGAAIIRGILCNMLVVLAIWMATGARDVIGKIFAIWFPIMLFVLSGYEHSVANMYYLPLGKFLGAPITWEQIWMNNLLPVTLGNIIGGALIVPLFYYVAYMKTPASAE; encoded by the coding sequence ATGGAGAAGAGAATGCTTACTCCACAAGAAATTGCACATGCAGTATCTGATTCGGGTTCAGCGAAAGCAAAGCTTTCAATTTTGCAGATGTTCGTGCTGGGTATATTCGCGGGCGTATTCATAGGCTTTGGAGCACAAGGAGCAATCATAATAGGACAGTCGCTGACAAAGCTTGATCCGGGCATGCAGAAGTTTGCATTTGCCGGAGTTTTCCCTATAGGACTAATGCTTGTCACCATTTGCGGTGCAGAGCTTTTTACAGGCAACAATCTTATGACCTTGGGATGCTTTAATTGCAAATTCAAATGGTCGGATATTATAAGAAACTGGTTCTATGTATATACTGCCAACTTCATAGGTTCAGTCATACTGGCCTTCTTCGTTGCAAACTCAGGACTTATGGCAGCGGGAACCCCGGCTGCTGACCTTGCTGTTGGAATAGCGGCAAAAAAGGTTGAGATAGCTCTTGGAGCTGCAATTATAAGAGGTATACTTTGCAATATGCTGGTTGTTCTCGCAATTTGGATGGCAACTGGGGCAAGAGACGTAATAGGAAAGATATTTGCAATATGGTTCCCGATTATGCTCTTTGTACTGTCAGGATACGAGCATAGTGTTGCGAACATGTACTATTTACCTCTAGGAAAGTTCTTAGGCGCGCCAATTACCTGGGAACAGATTTGGATGAATAATCTTCTGCCCGTTACATTAGGGAATATAATTGGCGGAGCACTTATAGTTCCATTGTTCTACTATGTAGCATACATGAAAACTCCGGCATCCGCTGAGTGA
- a CDS encoding DUF1189 domain-containing protein produces MNFFLQMRESVIDFKFYRSIKNNKFSRSFVYLLLLFLIVYFISGTRTFIATRIAIDDLITNVNANIPEFRLENGEFSFEGKMPYIISSSTNEAFVIDTTGQVDASVLKDVGSGMLITKDKVYLKNSQVESREFNLTELKGVTLTKKDVLDFLPKLSWIVFIFIAFGFIFVLGWKLLNAVILALLGLIVNAFLHGSLKYNNLLNISIYALTLPMLIQLAVNLYGYPIPNFWLIYWGISILYVVLAVKSCKDEVNELNAGNDLEQV; encoded by the coding sequence ATGAATTTTTTCCTGCAGATGAGGGAAAGTGTAATTGATTTCAAGTTCTACAGAAGCATTAAGAATAACAAGTTCAGCAGAAGCTTCGTATATCTGCTGCTGCTTTTTCTTATAGTTTATTTCATTAGTGGAACAAGGACTTTTATCGCAACCAGAATAGCTATAGACGATCTAATTACAAATGTAAATGCCAACATTCCGGAGTTCAGGCTGGAAAATGGTGAATTCAGCTTTGAAGGCAAGATGCCATACATTATCAGCAGCAGCACCAATGAGGCCTTCGTTATAGATACTACAGGGCAGGTGGATGCAAGTGTATTGAAGGATGTCGGAAGCGGAATGCTTATCACCAAGGACAAGGTATATTTGAAAAACAGTCAGGTAGAGAGCAGGGAATTCAACTTGACCGAGCTTAAAGGCGTCACATTGACTAAAAAAGATGTGCTGGATTTTCTACCTAAACTCAGCTGGATTGTGTTCATATTCATTGCTTTCGGTTTCATTTTCGTATTAGGCTGGAAGCTTCTTAATGCTGTCATTCTGGCACTTTTGGGATTGATTGTGAATGCATTTCTTCACGGCAGCCTGAAATACAATAACCTGCTGAATATCAGCATATATGCATTGACACTTCCAATGCTAATACAGCTGGCTGTCAATCTTTATGGTTATCCCATACCCAATTTCTGGCTCATATACTGGGGTATATCTATTTTATATGTAGTTCTGGCGGTAAAGAGCTGCAAGGATGAGGTAAATGAACTGAATGCAGGGAATGATTTGGAGCAGGTGTAG
- a CDS encoding molybdopterin biosynthesis protein gives MSKHERNIYLSNMDVNAAQRLLMERVEAYLGNADIEKLQVLASQGRVSADSVFARVSSPNFNASAMDGIAVTAKSTFGASEAKPMRLRKGIDFIYVDTGDPIADPYDAVIMIEDVVEIDSDTVEIIKSAAPWQDIRPIGEDIVANEMIIPTNHEIRPVDIAAMLSGGITELEVVKKPRVGIIPTGTEIIEPDEPLVLGKIIESNSRMFEGLVREYGGEPVRFKTVPDDYELLKRTISEAVKENDIVIINAGSSAGSEDFTVKLIAELGEVLVHGIATKPGKPAILGIIEGKPVLGIPGYPVSAYFVFETFAKPLVRRYLKQGVPQKNKRSAVLSRRMVSSLKHMEYVRIKLGMVDGKLIATPLNRGAGATMSLVRADGILIIPQNSEGIEAGEIVQVELTKNIDDIKNTIVSIGSHDLIMDMIGSLMHRKDSAKSLSSAHVGSMGGLIALRKGEAHMAPIHLLDEQTGIYNESYIRKLLPDMKIALVKGVRRIQGMMVKGGNPKNITGFRDFSREDVQFVNRQKGAGTRILVDYMLKREGVDPASIHGYEREMTTHMAVAASVSSGSADVGVGVLSAAKAMGLDFIPIGEEEYDFAIPEKYLELDMFKQFIDIIKAEDFRDILSELGGYGTEGIGDIILI, from the coding sequence GTGAGCAAGCATGAAAGAAACATATACCTTTCAAATATGGATGTCAATGCCGCACAAAGGCTTTTAATGGAGCGAGTGGAAGCATATCTGGGAAATGCAGATATAGAAAAGCTCCAGGTGTTGGCTTCCCAGGGAAGAGTATCTGCAGACTCGGTGTTTGCCAGGGTATCTTCTCCTAATTTCAATGCTTCAGCAATGGATGGGATAGCTGTGACTGCAAAATCAACCTTTGGCGCCTCTGAGGCAAAGCCCATGAGACTCCGAAAGGGTATAGACTTTATTTATGTGGACACCGGAGACCCCATAGCTGATCCTTATGATGCAGTAATTATGATTGAAGATGTTGTTGAAATTGACAGTGACACTGTTGAAATTATCAAGTCTGCAGCCCCCTGGCAGGATATAAGGCCTATCGGGGAGGATATTGTGGCAAATGAAATGATAATTCCAACTAACCATGAGATAAGGCCTGTAGATATTGCAGCCATGCTCTCGGGAGGTATTACAGAACTGGAGGTAGTAAAGAAGCCCAGAGTCGGGATAATACCTACAGGTACAGAAATCATCGAACCGGATGAACCCCTCGTGCTTGGGAAGATAATAGAATCAAACTCCAGGATGTTTGAAGGGCTGGTAAGGGAATATGGCGGCGAACCTGTAAGATTCAAGACGGTGCCAGATGATTATGAGCTTTTAAAGCGTACAATTTCAGAAGCAGTGAAAGAGAACGATATAGTAATAATCAATGCGGGTTCTTCTGCGGGCAGCGAAGACTTTACCGTAAAGCTTATAGCTGAGCTTGGAGAAGTATTAGTGCATGGAATAGCGACAAAACCCGGGAAGCCTGCTATTCTTGGAATAATAGAAGGGAAGCCTGTACTAGGCATACCCGGATATCCGGTATCCGCATATTTTGTTTTTGAAACCTTCGCAAAACCTTTGGTCAGAAGATATCTCAAACAGGGAGTGCCACAGAAGAACAAGAGGTCAGCAGTGCTTTCGCGAAGGATGGTTTCATCCTTGAAGCATATGGAATATGTAAGAATAAAGCTTGGAATGGTTGATGGCAAATTAATTGCGACACCCTTGAACAGGGGAGCGGGAGCTACTATGTCCTTAGTTAGGGCAGACGGGATATTGATAATTCCGCAGAACAGCGAAGGTATTGAAGCGGGAGAAATAGTTCAGGTAGAGCTGACCAAGAACATTGATGATATTAAGAACACAATTGTTTCTATCGGCAGCCATGATTTGATAATGGATATGATAGGCAGCCTGATGCACAGGAAGGACTCCGCAAAAAGCCTTTCCTCCGCCCACGTGGGCAGCATGGGCGGCTTGATAGCGCTTCGCAAGGGCGAAGCTCATATGGCCCCTATACATCTTTTGGATGAGCAAACTGGTATATATAACGAAAGCTATATCAGAAAGCTTCTGCCAGACATGAAGATTGCCCTTGTCAAAGGAGTCAGAAGGATACAGGGAATGATGGTCAAAGGGGGAAATCCAAAAAATATAACTGGTTTTAGGGATTTCAGCAGGGAGGATGTGCAGTTCGTCAACAGGCAGAAGGGCGCAGGTACCAGGATACTTGTTGACTATATGCTGAAAAGAGAGGGCGTAGACCCAGCTTCGATACATGGCTACGAGCGTGAGATGACTACTCATATGGCAGTTGCTGCTTCAGTCAGTTCGGGTTCAGCTGATGTCGGCGTTGGAGTACTTTCAGCCGCGAAGGCCATGGGGTTGGATTTCATTCCTATTGGGGAGGAAGAGTACGATTTTGCAATACCGGAAAAATATTTGGAATTAGACATGTTTAAGCAATTTATCGATATAATTAAAGCAGAGGACTTCAGGGACATACTGTCGGAGCTAGGCGGTTATGGAACTGAAGGAATCGGAGATATAATACTCATATGA
- a CDS encoding phosphate ABC transporter ATP-binding protein — MGQIFNIIKLVKEYSNKKVLDIDELNLEEGKITGIIGPSGAGKSTLLYILNGLEKTTSGRIVFDGKEQKSEPDIETRRQMSMVFQKPIVFNTSVYENMAYSLKLRGVDKDEIRGKVLELASFIGLEDKLKQRALTLSGGEAQRLSLARAIIHKPKVLLLDEPTANLDPANVAMIEKLILHAKIEYKTSIVVVTHNMFQAKRLSDNVVFLLNGNVIESGESAQIFGSPQDVRTLDFIEGRMIY, encoded by the coding sequence ATGGGACAAATATTCAACATAATTAAGCTTGTAAAGGAATATAGTAATAAGAAGGTTCTGGATATAGACGAGCTAAATCTGGAGGAAGGTAAGATCACAGGCATAATTGGTCCCAGCGGTGCAGGAAAGAGCACACTCCTATACATACTTAACGGGCTGGAGAAAACTACAAGCGGTAGAATTGTTTTTGATGGGAAAGAGCAGAAAAGTGAGCCGGATATTGAAACCAGAAGACAAATGTCCATGGTATTCCAGAAACCGATAGTTTTCAACACATCTGTATATGAGAACATGGCTTACAGCTTGAAGCTCCGCGGAGTGGACAAAGATGAGATAAGGGGCAAGGTATTGGAGCTGGCAAGCTTTATCGGACTCGAGGATAAGCTGAAACAAAGGGCTCTGACCCTTTCCGGAGGGGAAGCTCAGAGACTCTCACTTGCAAGAGCTATCATACACAAACCCAAGGTGCTTTTGCTTGATGAACCTACAGCCAACCTTGACCCGGCGAACGTGGCGATGATTGAAAAGCTTATATTGCATGCAAAGATAGAGTACAAGACATCAATAGTAGTAGTTACACACAACATGTTTCAAGCAAAGAGATTATCTGACAATGTGGTTTTTCTGCTGAATGGAAACGTCATTGAAAGCGGCGAGTCTGCTCAAATATTCGGCAGCCCACAGGATGTAAGAACACTGGATTTTATTGAAGGAAGAATGATTTATTGA